In bacterium, the following proteins share a genomic window:
- a CDS encoding TonB-dependent receptor — protein sequence MLRRHRIHRVLPLLVLMLISVAAAGDVFAQAGSIRGVVRDKESGDLLDYANVLLAGSSRGTMSLGGGVFYFNGLPPGAYTVKVLYLGYAPMEKTVSVTAGSATNVTFDLETVIVETLQAFDVTGEEYMVEIKSAVTEHTVTGETFEKYAIDSVEDALSKQAGVVYRAGELYVRGGRSGEVSMQIDGVSVDNPLGTGSMQVSSLAVDNMAMVTGGLDAKYGNALSGVVNITTKEGTNEFSGGVRFLTDDFGRQDKTFTNYDRLEYGFGGPTPLNGVTYYLSGDLQFTDTENTSVAHRPEYKLKLGDTTLFKFRRRQFNQAKGSAKVAWTLDENKKVTAEYSYSTALGEGYAPNWSVEGYARRVLYMPEVIYRGNLGAWQATGRTIPAYYGPWYESMLTTARTVMVIDTRNNSERRVALPVLEVRSATDNQIFTVVAQAQFDGFRYPYGSFSTVAEDSSYSAFNAANNLTQNRSIGQVAKVVWRQNLDESTFYVVRLGLVAFDSRTDVQGKDPCYYSDPLSPYFVTNSDVAFYAEEYSRTYSLGADMTSSRWEGHLVELGLGVRYNDLERYSLNSPAIMRENRAGEWSLGANRNVFHTYNPEAFWYLQDRWEYEGMVVNYGLRYDMFSPGSAAAIQLANEDVNANVIKYKTAFQPRLGFAFPITERDGFHFHYGRFVQFPDRQYLFASQDPVGNAGVLGNPNLEPETTVQYSSGIKHQFNDFIAGQFSLYSKDVYDLIAATQVTDEATGQTLARYINKAYTSSRGVEFSLEKRYSQNYEFNISYTYSFADGVASDSEFGSNPDGLQYLPNQELPLDWDQRHTLNVQFLLADPGVWSSSFSFSYGSGVPWTPFDRFAKRQDPMLENSERLPATYSLDVQLERNVNLYGKRLSLQLQAMNLLNQDVVFSPGGAGIAPGMINGAQSLGIGHLTETGKFGAALLQDADGDGVDEYIPITDPRTFGDHRLFRLGIGYYF from the coding sequence ATGCTCCGGCGTCACCGGATCCACCGGGTATTGCCTCTTCTGGTCCTGATGCTGATCTCGGTGGCGGCAGCCGGGGACGTGTTCGCGCAGGCGGGCTCGATCCGGGGTGTGGTCAGGGACAAGGAATCAGGGGACCTGCTCGACTATGCCAACGTGCTGCTGGCCGGCTCCAGCCGCGGCACGATGTCGCTGGGCGGCGGTGTCTTCTACTTCAACGGGCTGCCACCCGGGGCCTACACGGTCAAGGTGCTCTACCTGGGCTATGCCCCCATGGAGAAGACCGTCTCGGTGACGGCCGGCAGCGCCACGAACGTGACCTTCGACCTCGAGACGGTCATCGTCGAGACGCTCCAGGCGTTCGACGTCACCGGCGAAGAGTACATGGTCGAGATCAAGAGCGCCGTCACCGAGCACACGGTGACGGGCGAGACCTTCGAGAAGTACGCCATCGACTCGGTCGAGGACGCGCTCTCCAAGCAGGCGGGCGTGGTCTATCGCGCCGGCGAGCTCTATGTGCGCGGCGGCCGTTCGGGCGAAGTCTCGATGCAGATCGACGGCGTGTCGGTCGACAACCCGCTCGGCACCGGGTCCATGCAGGTGTCGTCGCTGGCCGTTGACAACATGGCGATGGTCACCGGCGGCCTCGACGCCAAGTACGGCAACGCCCTCTCCGGCGTCGTGAACATCACGACCAAGGAAGGCACCAACGAGTTCAGCGGCGGCGTGCGTTTCCTGACCGACGACTTCGGCCGGCAGGACAAGACCTTCACCAACTACGACCGCCTCGAGTACGGCTTCGGCGGTCCCACGCCCCTGAACGGCGTGACCTACTACCTGTCCGGCGACCTCCAGTTCACCGACACCGAGAATACCTCGGTGGCGCACCGGCCCGAGTACAAGCTGAAGCTCGGCGACACCACCCTGTTCAAGTTCCGCCGCCGCCAGTTCAACCAGGCCAAGGGTTCGGCCAAGGTGGCGTGGACGCTGGACGAGAACAAGAAGGTCACCGCCGAGTACTCGTACTCGACGGCGCTGGGTGAGGGCTACGCCCCGAACTGGAGCGTGGAGGGCTATGCGCGGCGCGTGCTGTACATGCCCGAGGTCATCTACCGCGGCAACCTCGGCGCCTGGCAGGCGACCGGCCGTACCATCCCGGCCTACTATGGCCCCTGGTACGAGTCGATGCTGACCACCGCCCGCACGGTGATGGTGATCGACACCCGCAACAACAGCGAGCGGCGCGTGGCGCTGCCGGTGCTCGAGGTGCGCAGCGCCACCGACAACCAGATCTTCACGGTGGTGGCTCAGGCGCAGTTCGACGGGTTCCGCTACCCTTACGGCTCGTTTTCGACCGTGGCCGAGGACAGTTCGTACTCGGCCTTCAATGCGGCGAACAACCTGACGCAGAACCGGAGCATCGGCCAGGTGGCCAAGGTGGTCTGGCGCCAGAATCTGGATGAGAGCACGTTCTATGTCGTGCGTCTGGGCCTCGTCGCCTTCGACAGCCGCACCGACGTGCAGGGCAAGGACCCCTGCTACTATTCCGATCCGCTCAGCCCGTACTTCGTGACGAACAGTGACGTCGCGTTCTACGCCGAGGAATACAGCCGTACCTACAGCCTGGGCGCCGACATGACCAGCAGCCGCTGGGAAGGCCACCTGGTCGAGCTGGGTCTGGGCGTGCGCTACAACGACCTCGAGCGCTACTCGCTGAACAGCCCGGCCATCATGCGCGAGAATCGCGCCGGCGAGTGGTCGCTGGGCGCCAATCGCAACGTGTTCCACACCTACAATCCCGAGGCCTTCTGGTACCTGCAGGATCGGTGGGAATACGAAGGCATGGTCGTGAACTACGGCCTGCGCTACGACATGTTCTCGCCGGGTTCGGCCGCGGCCATCCAGCTGGCGAACGAAGACGTGAACGCGAACGTGATCAAGTACAAGACGGCCTTCCAGCCGCGCCTGGGCTTCGCGTTCCCGATCACCGAACGTGACGGCTTCCACTTCCACTACGGCCGGTTCGTGCAGTTCCCCGACCGCCAGTACCTGTTCGCCAGCCAGGACCCGGTGGGCAACGCCGGCGTGCTCGGCAACCCGAACCTGGAGCCGGAAACCACGGTCCAGTACTCGTCGGGCATCAAGCACCAGTTCAACGACTTCATCGCCGGCCAGTTCTCGCTGTACAGCAAGGACGTGTACGACCTCATCGCCGCCACCCAGGTGACGGACGAGGCCACCGGCCAGACGCTGGCGCGCTACATCAACAAGGCCTACACCTCGTCGCGCGGCGTCGAGTTCTCGCTGGAGAAGCGCTACAGCCAGAACTACGAGTTCAACATCAGCTACACCTACTCGTTCGCCGACGGCGTGGCTTCGGACTCCGAGTTCGGTTCGAACCCCGACGGCCTACAGTACCTGCCGAACCAGGAACTGCCGCTCGACTGGGACCAGCGGCACACGCTGAACGTGCAGTTCCTGCTGGCCGATCCCGGCGTCTGGTCGTCGTCGTTCTCGTTCAGCTACGGCAGCGGCGTGCCCTGGACCCCGTTCGACCGTTTTGCCAAGCGGCAGGACCCGATGCTGGAGAACAGCGAGCGCCTGCCCGCCACGTATTCGCTGGACGTCCAGCTGGAACGCAACGTAAACCTCTACGGCAAGCGGTTGTCGCTGCAGCTGCAGGCGATGAACCTGCTGAACCAGGATGTCGTGTTCTCGCCCGGCGGCGCCGGCATTGCGCCGGGCATGATCAACGGCGCGCAGAGCCTGGGCATCGGCCACCTGACGGAGACCGGCAAGTTCGGTGCAGCACTGTTGCAGGACGCCGATGGTGACGGCGTCGACGAATACATCCCGATCACCGATCCCCGCACGTTCGGGGATCACCGGCTCTTCCGGCTGGGGATCGGCTACTATTTCTAG
- a CDS encoding ABC transporter ATP-binding protein: protein MTELLHFHDWSVGFAGSGAMLLRDVGLTVAAGEAVALVGPSGSGKTLLARAALGLLPPAAVARGQVLWRGMDPVVQPGGWAAVRGRGPTWLPQEPLAGLNPLRTIGAHITEAARIHLGLDQAAARLHAAALLAELGLPDAERLLDAWPHELSGGMRQRALLAAALACNPELLIADEPTSSLDATVQRELLAVLDAARRQRGMALLFITHDRDLVPLVARRCLEIREDRVVEVAVACAPTASSGSGKPEAEAGAQEVAGRSPALSARGIVVRHGAPDSPTAVAEVDLDLWAGRAVGLVGESAAGKSSLARALAGHLVPAAGEISVAGRALDRRVRGAAARAARRRVQMLFQDAGASLNPRQRVGEALAEAAGRNAPRPVEALLEEVGLEAGLAARYPHALSGGQRQRVALARCLAADPAVLVADEPTSALDGAARRQVLELLAAVMRKRGLAVLLVTHDLDAALAFCDEIVVMHGGVVVERAPAGAVLRHPHSRQLLDCRPSVLASAREWRPSVGPGTGGVPSRSRPGCPSAGRCPLQNASCFKELPPLRELSRGHWLRCPPAAELPSPQFIDTL from the coding sequence ATGACTGAGCTGCTGCACTTCCATGACTGGTCGGTGGGCTTTGCCGGGTCCGGCGCAATGTTGCTGCGCGATGTCGGGCTGACGGTGGCCGCAGGCGAAGCCGTGGCGCTGGTGGGACCGTCGGGATCGGGCAAGACCCTGCTGGCCCGTGCGGCGCTCGGCCTGCTGCCGCCGGCGGCCGTGGCCCGGGGGCAGGTCCTCTGGCGCGGCATGGATCCCGTTGTGCAACCAGGCGGCTGGGCTGCCGTGCGCGGCCGCGGGCCCACCTGGCTGCCGCAGGAGCCGCTGGCGGGGCTGAATCCGCTGCGCACCATCGGCGCGCACATCACCGAGGCGGCCCGGATCCACCTCGGGCTGGACCAGGCGGCAGCCCGTCTCCACGCAGCCGCGTTGCTGGCCGAACTGGGCCTGCCCGATGCCGAGCGCCTGCTCGACGCCTGGCCGCACGAGTTGAGCGGCGGCATGCGCCAGCGCGCGCTGCTGGCGGCGGCGCTCGCCTGCAATCCCGAACTGCTCATCGCCGACGAACCTACCTCGAGCCTCGACGCCACTGTGCAACGCGAGTTGTTGGCGGTGCTCGATGCGGCGCGTCGTCAGCGCGGCATGGCGCTGTTGTTCATCACGCACGACCGCGACCTGGTGCCGCTGGTGGCCCGGCGCTGCCTGGAGATCCGCGAAGATCGCGTGGTCGAGGTGGCGGTCGCGTGCGCGCCAACCGCGTCCTCGGGTTCAGGGAAGCCCGAGGCCGAAGCAGGTGCGCAGGAAGTCGCGGGGCGATCGCCGGCGCTGTCGGCACGCGGGATCGTGGTGCGCCACGGAGCCCCGGACTCGCCCACGGCCGTGGCGGAAGTGGACCTCGATCTGTGGGCCGGGCGCGCGGTGGGACTGGTCGGCGAGTCTGCCGCCGGGAAGTCGAGCCTGGCCCGGGCGCTGGCGGGACATCTGGTGCCCGCAGCCGGCGAGATCTCCGTGGCCGGCCGCGCGCTCGACCGGCGGGTGCGAGGAGCCGCAGCCCGGGCCGCCCGCCGGCGCGTGCAGATGCTGTTCCAGGATGCCGGTGCCTCGCTGAACCCGCGCCAGCGCGTGGGGGAGGCGCTCGCCGAGGCCGCCGGTCGCAACGCGCCGCGTCCGGTCGAGGCGTTGCTGGAAGAAGTGGGACTCGAGGCGGGGCTGGCCGCGCGCTATCCCCATGCGCTTTCCGGCGGCCAGCGCCAGCGTGTGGCGCTGGCACGGTGCCTGGCCGCCGACCCTGCGGTACTCGTGGCCGACGAGCCCACGAGCGCGCTCGATGGCGCTGCCAGGCGACAGGTGCTGGAGTTGCTTGCCGCCGTCATGCGCAAGCGCGGCCTGGCCGTGCTGCTGGTGACCCATGACCTCGATGCGGCGCTCGCGTTCTGCGACGAAATCGTCGTGATGCATGGGGGCGTCGTGGTGGAGAGGGCGCCGGCCGGCGCGGTCCTGCGTCATCCGCATTCACGGCAGTTGCTGGACTGCCGCCCTTCGGTGCTGGCGTCGGCCCGCGAGTGGCGCCCGTCTGTGGGGCCAGGCACAGGGGGCGTGCCCTCCCGCAGCCGCCCCGGCTGTCCTTCCGCCGGCCGCTGCCCGCTTCAGAACGCTTCCTGCTTCAAGGAGTTGCCACCCCTCCGGGAACTCTCCCGGGGGCATTGGTTACGCTGCCCTCCGGCGGCCGAACTGCCTTCGCCACAATTTATTGACACGTTATAG
- a CDS encoding ABC transporter permease, whose translation MVAAARPARKPARPAGTAALASGLGILAIVTLTALLAPVLAPGDPSALGPAADRLLPPSAAHPLGTDVLGRDVLVRLVHGSRVSLLAGWLCALVAVGLGTAVGVAAGTGPRWLDRLLMTFTDACLSFPRIFLILLLVSLTRPSLALTMLVIGLTGWMGVARLVRAETLSVREREYVAAARGLGLSPWRVGLRHVLPALWPTVIVAASLRVGGAVLTESFLSFLGLGAQEPTVSWGAMIQAGRPVLLEAWWLATFPGLALALTVVGCNLLGDGLRARLDPRQAGTARHD comes from the coding sequence ATCGTCGCCGCTGCGCGGCCTGCCCGGAAGCCTGCCCGCCCCGCCGGCACCGCAGCGCTGGCATCCGGGCTCGGTATCCTGGCGATCGTGACCCTGACGGCGCTCCTGGCTCCGGTGCTCGCGCCCGGTGATCCCTCTGCGCTGGGGCCGGCCGCCGACCGCCTGCTGCCGCCCTCCGCGGCGCACCCGCTCGGCACCGACGTGCTGGGACGCGATGTCCTGGTCCGCCTTGTCCACGGCAGTCGCGTCTCGTTGCTGGCGGGTTGGCTGTGCGCACTGGTCGCCGTGGGCCTGGGCACGGCCGTGGGGGTGGCCGCCGGTACGGGCCCGCGCTGGCTGGACCGCCTGCTCATGACCTTCACCGACGCCTGCCTGTCGTTCCCGCGCATCTTCCTGATACTCCTCCTGGTCTCGCTGACACGGCCGAGCCTCGCCCTGACGATGCTCGTCATCGGGCTGACCGGCTGGATGGGCGTGGCCCGGCTCGTGCGCGCCGAGACGCTTTCGGTGCGCGAGCGCGAGTACGTGGCTGCGGCGCGCGGGCTGGGCCTCTCGCCGTGGCGCGTCGGCCTGCGCCACGTGCTGCCGGCGCTGTGGCCGACGGTGATCGTGGCAGCCTCGTTGCGCGTGGGCGGGGCCGTGCTCACCGAGTCGTTCCTCTCGTTCCTCGGCCTGGGCGCCCAGGAGCCCACCGTCAGCTGGGGCGCCATGATCCAGGCCGGCCGGCCGGTGCTGCTCGAAGCCTGGTGGCTGGCCACGTTCCCGGGACTGGCGCTGGCGCTGACGGTGGTCGGCTGCAACCTGCTGGGCGACGGCCTGCGGGCGCGGCTCGACCCGCGGCAGGCCGGGACGGCGCGCCATGACTGA
- a CDS encoding ABC transporter permease: protein MSAWFARRLLWSLLMLVLLLTMVFAIVRLAPGDPLEVGAADSFEARDRELLRERLGLDRPLVEQYAHWLSGCLRGDWGMSLRQQRPVADIVGEAVGPTLLLSLSAYLLHLLLAVPAAVLMSARRGRAADHVVGGIGLVLLSVPGFWLGLMLMLLFARQLGWLPAGGLQSPDADLLPAGARLLDVLRHLALPVLTLALGSFMGTARYLRAALDEALSQDFILAARARGVGERRLLWVHALRHALLPVITLAGLHLPQLLGGAVVVEVVFGWPGLGRVAVEAIGARDYPVIMAVTVISAVLVTVGSLLADVGYRRADPRVRLAGQVTP, encoded by the coding sequence ATGAGCGCCTGGTTCGCACGCCGCCTGCTGTGGTCCCTGCTGATGCTCGTCCTGTTGCTGACGATGGTCTTCGCCATCGTGCGCCTGGCGCCCGGTGATCCGCTCGAGGTCGGCGCCGCCGATTCCTTCGAGGCCCGCGACCGTGAGCTGCTGCGGGAACGACTCGGGCTGGACCGGCCGCTGGTCGAGCAGTACGCGCACTGGCTGTCCGGGTGCCTGCGCGGCGACTGGGGCATGAGCCTGCGCCAGCAGCGACCGGTCGCGGACATTGTCGGCGAGGCGGTGGGACCCACGCTCCTGCTATCCCTGTCCGCCTACCTGCTGCACCTGCTGCTGGCCGTCCCGGCGGCGGTGCTGATGTCGGCGCGCCGCGGCCGCGCGGCCGACCATGTCGTCGGCGGCATCGGCCTGGTGCTGCTGTCGGTGCCCGGCTTCTGGCTGGGCCTCATGCTCATGCTCCTGTTCGCGCGCCAGCTGGGCTGGCTGCCGGCCGGCGGCCTTCAGTCGCCCGACGCCGACCTTCTGCCCGCCGGCGCCCGGCTGCTCGACGTGCTGCGCCACCTTGCGCTGCCGGTCCTCACGCTCGCCCTGGGCTCGTTCATGGGCACCGCGCGCTACCTGCGGGCGGCCCTCGACGAGGCGCTGTCGCAGGACTTCATTCTCGCTGCACGCGCGCGCGGCGTGGGTGAGCGGCGCCTGCTCTGGGTCCACGCCCTGCGTCATGCCCTGCTGCCGGTGATCACGCTGGCCGGATTGCACCTGCCCCAGCTGCTCGGTGGCGCCGTGGTCGTGGAAGTGGTGTTCGGCTGGCCGGGGCTTGGGCGCGTGGCCGTCGAAGCGATCGGCGCCCGCGACTACCCGGTGATCATGGCCGTGACCGTGATCTCGGCGGTGCTGGTGACGGTCGGTTCGCTGCTCGCCGATGTCGGCTATCGTCGGGCCGACCCGCGGGTGCGACTGGCCGGGCAGGTGACGCCGTGA
- the gcvPB gene encoding aminomethyl-transferring glycine dehydrogenase subunit GcvPB — translation MADEIKSGAREVAGHWLSELPGSMFDKGGPGRRGLTFARWEGAPAPELPASARRAAPADFPALSEPEVMRHFTALSNLNHHIERGMYPLGSCTMKYNPRLNEQVAAMPGLADLHPEQDVADIQGLLAALLHLEKALCEITGFAGCSLMPAAGAQGEYLGMLVIRAWHQSRGDTERTEILIPDSAHGTNPASVAIMSLTPRTIASRPDGRIDLEALKAAVGPKTAGIMITNPNTLGLFENDIAEVSRIVHAAGGRLYMDGANLNAILGKARPGDMGFDVVHMNLHKTMSTPHGGGGPGAGPICVAPDLVPFLPGPRIAQKADGTFTLERMPGTDDTAIHAYFGNVGVCLRALAYILRNGRDGLKRVTECAVLNANYLKHQLKDVIEIEHSEGCLHEFVATGRGWKNDFGVRTLDIAKRLLDYGMHAPTVYFPLIVEEAFMVEPTETESRESLDRFVTVMKQIRHEAETDPDLLHGAPHHTPVGRMDEARAARDPDLRWLGPCNC, via the coding sequence ATGGCCGACGAAATCAAGAGCGGCGCCCGCGAAGTGGCCGGCCACTGGCTGAGCGAACTGCCGGGCTCGATGTTCGACAAGGGCGGTCCCGGGCGGCGCGGGCTCACGTTCGCCCGCTGGGAGGGCGCCCCGGCGCCCGAGCTTCCGGCCAGCGCACGTCGTGCGGCCCCGGCCGACTTTCCCGCCCTCAGCGAGCCCGAGGTGATGCGCCACTTCACGGCGCTCTCGAACCTCAACCACCACATCGAGCGCGGCATGTACCCGCTCGGCAGCTGCACGATGAAGTACAACCCGCGCCTGAACGAGCAGGTGGCGGCCATGCCCGGGCTGGCCGACCTGCACCCCGAGCAGGACGTCGCGGACATCCAGGGTCTGCTGGCGGCGCTGCTGCACCTGGAGAAGGCGCTCTGCGAGATCACCGGGTTTGCCGGCTGCAGCCTGATGCCGGCCGCCGGCGCGCAGGGCGAGTACCTGGGCATGCTGGTCATCCGTGCCTGGCACCAGTCGCGCGGCGACACTGAACGGACAGAAATCCTGATCCCCGACTCGGCGCACGGCACGAACCCGGCCAGCGTCGCGATCATGAGCCTGACGCCCCGCACCATCGCCTCGCGGCCCGACGGCCGCATCGACCTCGAGGCGTTGAAGGCCGCCGTGGGCCCGAAGACCGCCGGCATCATGATCACCAACCCCAACACGCTGGGGTTGTTCGAGAACGACATCGCCGAGGTGTCGCGGATCGTGCACGCGGCGGGCGGCCGTCTCTACATGGACGGTGCGAACCTCAATGCCATCCTGGGCAAGGCGCGCCCGGGCGACATGGGCTTCGACGTCGTGCACATGAACCTGCACAAGACGATGAGCACGCCGCACGGCGGCGGGGGACCGGGCGCGGGCCCGATCTGCGTGGCGCCCGACCTGGTGCCGTTCCTGCCGGGGCCGCGCATCGCGCAGAAGGCCGACGGCACGTTCACGCTCGAGCGCATGCCGGGCACCGACGACACCGCCATCCACGCCTACTTCGGCAACGTGGGCGTGTGCCTGCGGGCGCTGGCGTACATCCTGCGCAACGGGCGCGACGGCCTCAAGCGCGTGACCGAGTGCGCGGTGCTCAACGCCAACTACCTGAAGCACCAGCTGAAGGACGTCATCGAGATCGAGCACAGCGAAGGCTGCCTGCACGAGTTCGTGGCCACGGGCCGCGGCTGGAAGAACGATTTCGGCGTGCGCACGCTGGATATCGCCAAGCGCCTGCTCGACTACGGCATGCACGCGCCCACGGTCTACTTCCCGTTGATCGTCGAAGAGGCGTTCATGGTCGAGCCGACCGAGACCGAGTCGCGTGAGAGCCTGGACCGCTTCGTCACCGTGATGAAGCAGATCCGCCACGAGGCCGAGACCGACCCCGACCTGCTGCACGGGGCGCCGCACCACACGCCGGTCGGGCGCATGGACGAGGCGCGCGCCGCGCGTGACCCGGACCTGCGCTGGCTGGGTCCCTGCAACTGCTGA
- the gcvPA gene encoding aminomethyl-transferring glycine dehydrogenase subunit GcvPA: MPYVPHADEDIRQMLAVMGLDSIEQLFSHLPANVRLGRDLDLPLGLSEEEVRGWFRCAAAANHGQGELVSYLGGGVYDSVIPAVIDALVSRSEFLTAYTPYQPEVSQGTLQAIYEWQTFVCRLTGLAVANASMYDGATALAEAVAVAVSAKRRPLVVLPATLNPRWARVVRTSMRGSGVQVAEAPVGRHGTTDIDGLRKVLDAAPAAAFVVPNPNYLGLVEPVDELSAVAKAAGAVVVAAVNPVSLSLLKTPGEYGAELAVGEAQPFGIPCGWGGPLLGFLSCTDEHKRRIPGRVVGRTVDSRGQNGYVLTLQTREQHIRREKATSNICSNQGLNMMRATIYLAMLGAGGLAALGEANRARIEALRSRAVAVPGVSIPFDGPVFNETVLRLPGSAAAFRAFARTRGVLAGIPVDGVAGCGPNDLLVAVTEKRSLAQIDQYAELLAEFAAGAGKGK; this comes from the coding sequence ATGCCCTACGTTCCGCATGCGGATGAAGACATCCGCCAGATGCTCGCGGTGATGGGACTGGACAGCATCGAGCAGCTGTTCTCCCACCTGCCCGCGAATGTGCGGCTCGGCCGCGACCTCGACCTGCCCCTGGGCCTGAGCGAGGAGGAGGTGCGCGGCTGGTTCCGCTGCGCCGCCGCCGCCAACCACGGGCAGGGCGAGCTGGTCAGTTACCTGGGCGGCGGCGTCTACGACTCGGTGATCCCCGCGGTCATCGACGCGCTGGTCTCGCGCAGCGAGTTCCTCACCGCATACACGCCGTACCAGCCCGAGGTTTCGCAGGGCACGCTGCAGGCCATCTACGAATGGCAGACGTTCGTCTGCCGCCTGACGGGCCTGGCCGTGGCCAACGCGAGCATGTACGACGGCGCCACGGCGCTGGCCGAGGCCGTGGCCGTGGCCGTGTCGGCGAAGCGTCGCCCGCTGGTCGTGCTGCCGGCCACGCTGAACCCGCGCTGGGCGCGCGTAGTGCGCACCTCGATGCGCGGCTCGGGCGTGCAGGTTGCCGAGGCGCCTGTGGGCCGTCACGGCACCACCGACATCGACGGGCTGCGCAAGGTGCTCGACGCCGCGCCGGCGGCGGCCTTCGTGGTGCCGAACCCGAACTACCTGGGCCTGGTCGAGCCGGTCGACGAACTGTCGGCGGTGGCGAAGGCGGCCGGGGCCGTGGTCGTGGCTGCCGTGAACCCGGTCAGCCTGTCGCTGCTGAAGACGCCGGGCGAGTACGGCGCCGAACTGGCCGTGGGCGAGGCGCAGCCCTTCGGCATTCCCTGCGGCTGGGGCGGGCCGCTGCTCGGCTTCCTGTCGTGCACCGACGAACACAAGCGCCGCATTCCCGGGCGTGTGGTGGGGCGCACGGTGGACAGCCGCGGCCAGAACGGCTACGTGCTCACGCTGCAGACGCGCGAGCAGCATATCCGCCGCGAGAAGGCCACGAGCAACATCTGCAGCAACCAGGGCCTGAACATGATGCGGGCCACCATCTACCTGGCCATGCTCGGGGCCGGCGGCCTGGCCGCACTGGGCGAGGCGAACCGCGCGCGCATCGAGGCGCTGCGGTCCCGCGCCGTGGCGGTGCCGGGCGTCTCGATCCCGTTTGACGGGCCGGTCTTCAACGAGACGGTGCTGCGCCTGCCCGGTTCGGCGGCCGCCTTCCGCGCCTTCGCGCGGACACGCGGCGTGCTGGCCGGCATCCCGGTGGACGGGGTGGCCGGCTGCGGGCCCAACGACCTGCTGGTGGCCGTGACGGAGAAACGGTCGCTGGCCCAGATCGACCAGTATGCGGAGCTGCTGGCGGAGTTCGCCGCCGGCGCCGGGAAGGGCAAGTGA
- the gcvH gene encoding glycine cleavage system protein GcvH, with protein sequence MVPADRKYTQEHEWILVDGGNGTVGVTEFAAHELGDIVFVELPAVGSKFKQGDPVGTIESVKAVADLYLPVSGEIVAVNDDVTASPELLNGDPFGKGWLVKVKLSAPAEIDALLDAGAYGELLGG encoded by the coding sequence ATGGTACCCGCAGACCGCAAGTACACGCAGGAACACGAATGGATCCTGGTCGACGGCGGCAACGGCACCGTCGGCGTGACCGAGTTCGCGGCGCACGAGCTGGGCGACATCGTGTTCGTCGAGCTGCCCGCCGTGGGTTCGAAGTTCAAGCAGGGCGATCCCGTCGGCACCATCGAATCGGTGAAGGCCGTGGCCGACCTGTACCTGCCCGTGTCGGGCGAGATCGTCGCGGTGAACGACGACGTGACGGCCAGCCCCGAACTGTTGAACGGCGACCCGTTCGGCAAGGGCTGGCTCGTGAAGGTCAAGCTGAGCGCGCCGGCCGAGATCGATGCTCTGCTGGACGCCGGCGCTTACGGCGAACTGCTGGGAGGCTGA